A region of the Haematobia irritans isolate KBUSLIRL chromosome 5, ASM5000362v1, whole genome shotgun sequence genome:
cgctaaaatctttggttataataaaatttgttataataaaatttgcaacaaatatgtataattttatgcctttttcttactgatttagattTCACTTtaccgattttagcggctaaaggccggtatgcacctctagcgaaaaatttcattcccataagaaatgcattgctatttatgctaacgaaattttcggtagcgttcaatttcgtaagctggtacgcacctctaatgaaaataacagggttgtcaaaagcatattttggcagcaaacatttaatttattacaatcattgtgtgggtaaaagttttaaaaggtctgtaaataataaacaatttatttgaggaatatttggaacatatattaacaatttttaaaagcgattagctggtttaaaatttgtgtacacagccctgttttttgttgtagacttaataaatttttgctaccgcaaattttcacaaagtttgtattccttaaaatggagtaataaagaaaagtaatcgtgaaaaaatacgattttagcggctaaactcgaacttaatacccacctttagccgctcaaatcactaaagtgaaaactaaatcagtaagaaaaaggcatgaaattatacgtatttgttgcaaattttattataacttgatggggaaaagaccaaagcaaatgttcacaaagtttgtattccttaaaatggattattaaagaaaagtaatcctgaaaaaattacgtttttagcggccaaaggtgagtataaagttcgagtTTGgcggctaaaatcgccattctttcacgattacttttctttaataatactttttaaggaatataaactttgtgaaaacttgctttaggctattccccatcaagttataataaaatctgcaacaaatatgtataattttatgcctttttttactgatttagttttcacttcagtgaaaaaactcgaacttaatacccacctttaattcgaacttaatacccaccttaacattacacaattttttccatAATGCTTGTTGCAAATGCtttaacatatttaaaattCCCCTGATTCTGTAGCGTTTACATGAATGACAGAAGAACTTAACAGAAATTAGCGAAAGAACCCCAGTGCACAATCACacaacacgcacacacacactcaaattCAAAGAAAAGTGGAAACACATTTCACCAACATCGAATGAATGAAGTTATTAATGAATTGGAAACTCTGAAACACAAAACAAGGACTTATCAAAAACagtcaaaaatatttgaaaatataaaaaagtaaatcattaatatatacaaattatataGAGAAACAATTCTATAAACAGCAGGAAAAACTACGAAATGGCTGATGATGGCGGGAATCCCGAAAAGGAAGCCGATAAAAAGATTGTCCATGTATATCCTTTAGTCAAGGtaagaaatcaaaaatatttattgtatattCAAAACATCAAGCCAGAGCGAAGACaattattaaaatgttgtcatccaacaaattttttaaatgtcacGCTCATGCTCAAAGTGATAAATCTCTTAATATATATTACAACCTTCCTTTTGATTATGCCAGCATTCGGATATGAATGAGGAGATGCGCTTGGAATGTTTAGAATTAACCATAACAGCATGCGAAAAATATGCATCCAACTATGAGGTGAGTATTgtgtaaatgaaaaaatatagattttaaATGTTCTACTACGACAGAAAAAACCGATAGCCTTTGTAGCTAGtgctttaatgtttattatagtttttaaaattctaataaataaaaacaacaacaaaataatcagaaattaaaaaaaaaattgaatatataacaaaattaactataaaacaaattaattagtTATTcctaatcgttttttttttgtttttgcagcaAGCAGCCCGTGTCATAAAGGAAACTATGGATCAGAAATTTGGCATTTATTGGCATGTGGTAGTAGGAGAAGGATTCGGTTTCGAAGTTACATatgaaac
Encoded here:
- the LOC142239045 gene encoding dynein axonemal light chain 4 — translated: MADDGGNPEKEADKKIVHVYPLVKHSDMNEEMRLECLELTITACEKYASNYEQAARVIKETMDQKFGIYWHVVVGEGFGFEVTYETKNILYLFFAGNLAILLWKCS